Proteins from one Merismopedia glauca CCAP 1448/3 genomic window:
- a CDS encoding 15,16-dihydrobiliverdin:ferredoxin oxidoreductase — protein sequence MYQVFLEHLEKSIFQKFELHTRPIPAGLDCQVSERGRSPATIRSWCYQCPELRKIRYTYIDGGASSQILNSVIYPAHHYDLPLLGVDFLSFGSVKNLIVMDFQPLFQDRAYLEKYIYPLKALHDNYPDLAQNLEMKFYDANQYFSKYLLFAKTDAETVKTRVFEAFKDYLNLYWQMLEEAEPLTDPVQIQQIVKAQKSYDQYSADRDPASGLFSSYFGHEWAERFLYEFLFEDAVPLATTSTKKS from the coding sequence ATGTATCAAGTCTTTCTTGAGCATCTAGAAAAATCTATCTTTCAAAAGTTTGAATTGCACACCCGTCCGATTCCAGCAGGATTAGATTGCCAGGTAAGCGAAAGAGGTAGAAGTCCAGCTACTATTCGCAGTTGGTGCTATCAATGTCCAGAATTACGGAAAATTCGGTACACATATATTGATGGGGGCGCTAGTTCTCAAATTCTCAATAGCGTCATTTATCCGGCGCATCACTACGATTTACCGCTATTAGGTGTTGATTTTCTCTCTTTTGGTTCAGTAAAAAACCTAATTGTGATGGATTTTCAGCCTTTGTTTCAAGATCGAGCATATCTGGAAAAATACATCTATCCCCTCAAAGCTTTACATGACAATTATCCAGATTTGGCACAAAATCTCGAAATGAAGTTCTACGATGCGAATCAATACTTCTCCAAATATCTATTGTTTGCCAAAACGGATGCCGAAACCGTTAAAACCAGAGTTTTTGAGGCTTTCAAAGACTATTTAAACTTATACTGGCAAATGTTAGAGGAAGCCGAACCACTCACAGATCCAGTCCAAATTCAGCAGATTGTTAAAGCCCAAAAGAGCTACGATCAATACAGCGCCGATCGCGACCCAGCGTCTGGTTTGTTTAGCAGCTATTTTGGTCATGAATGGGCAGAAAGATTCTTGTACGAATTTCTCTTTGAAGATGCAGTTCCCTTAGCCACTACCTCAACCAAAAAATCATAA
- the cpeB gene encoding C-phycoerythrin subunit beta, with product MLDAFSRAVVSADASTSTITGDGISKLKGFIAEGNKRLDAVNAIASNASCMVSDAVAGMICENQGLIQAGGNCYPNRRMAACLRDGEIILRYVTYALLAGDASVLDDRCLNGLKETYAALGVPSTSTVRAVQIMKAQAAAHIQDNPSEARAGARLRKMGTPVVQDRCANLVAEASSYFDRVIAALS from the coding sequence ATGCTTGATGCTTTTTCTAGAGCTGTAGTCTCAGCCGACGCAAGTACATCTACAATCACCGGCGATGGCATTAGTAAATTAAAGGGCTTTATTGCCGAAGGTAACAAGCGTCTAGATGCCGTCAACGCAATAGCTAGCAACGCAAGCTGCATGGTTTCTGATGCTGTAGCTGGCATGATTTGCGAAAACCAAGGTTTGATCCAAGCAGGTGGTAACTGCTATCCTAACCGTCGTATGGCTGCTTGCCTGCGCGATGGCGAAATCATTCTCCGCTACGTTACCTATGCTCTATTAGCTGGTGATGCTTCCGTTCTTGACGATCGTTGCTTAAACGGTTTGAAAGAAACCTACGCTGCTTTAGGCGTACCTAGCACCTCCACCGTGCGTGCCGTTCAAATCATGAAGGCTCAAGCTGCTGCTCACATCCAAGACAACCCCAGTGAAGCTCGTGCTGGTGCAAGATTACGGAAAATGGGCACTCCTGTAGTGCAAGATCGTTGCGCTAACCTAGTTGCTGAAGCATCTAGCTACTTCGATCGCGTTATTGCTGCTCTAAGCTAA
- a CDS encoding bleomycin hydrolase, whose amino-acid sequence MKSVVTTVIAAADAAGRFPSTSDLESIQGSIQRAAARLEAAEKLGSNLDAVAKEAYDACIKKYSYLNSNGEANSTATFKDKCARDIKHYLRLIQYSLIVGGTGPLDEWGIAGQREVYRALNLPTAPYVEALGYARNRGCAPRDMSAQALVEYNALLDYAINSLS is encoded by the coding sequence ATGAAATCAGTTGTTACCACGGTTATTGCTGCTGCTGATGCAGCCGGTCGTTTCCCCAGCACCTCCGATTTAGAATCAATTCAAGGTAGCATTCAACGCGCTGCTGCTCGTTTAGAAGCTGCTGAAAAATTAGGTAGCAACTTGGATGCCGTTGCTAAAGAAGCTTATGATGCTTGCATCAAAAAATATTCTTACCTAAACAGCAATGGTGAAGCTAACTCCACCGCTACCTTCAAAGACAAGTGCGCTCGCGACATCAAGCACTACCTACGTCTAATCCAGTACAGCCTAATCGTTGGCGGTACAGGTCCTTTGGATGAGTGGGGAATTGCTGGTCAACGCGAAGTCTACCGTGCTTTGAACCTACCTACCGCTCCTTATGTTGAAGCTTTAGGATATGCTCGCAATCGCGGTTGCGCTCCTCGCGATATGTCTGCTCAAGCTTTAGTTGAGTACAACGCTCTTCTAGACTACGCTATCAACTCCTTGTCCTAA